Proteins encoded within one genomic window of Cellulomonas xiejunii:
- a CDS encoding CBS domain-containing protein, with protein MTRTVSELMTPHPTVVEVTDTLRSVAQTMAAQDLGSLVVAKDGTVVGIVTDRDLVVRGLAEGIGLDAPVGQLATDELVTVGPDDDVADVVRIMREQAVRRVPVVEGGLAVGVLSIGDLAAELDPRSALAEISEAPAQD; from the coding sequence ATGACCCGCACGGTCTCCGAGCTCATGACGCCCCACCCGACGGTCGTCGAGGTCACCGACACGCTGCGCTCCGTCGCGCAGACGATGGCGGCGCAGGACCTCGGCTCGCTCGTCGTCGCCAAGGACGGCACGGTCGTCGGCATCGTCACCGACCGCGACCTGGTCGTGCGAGGCCTCGCCGAGGGCATCGGCCTCGACGCCCCCGTCGGCCAGCTGGCGACCGACGAGCTGGTGACGGTCGGGCCCGACGACGACGTCGCCGACGTCGTGCGCATCATGCGCGAGCAGGCGGTGCGCCGCGTGCCGGTCGTCGAGGGCGGTCTGGCGGTCGGCGTCCTCAGCATCGGCGACCTCGCCGCCGAGCTCGACCCGCGGTCCGCTCTGGCGGAGATCTCCGAGGCACCGGCGCAGGACTGA
- a CDS encoding TM0106 family RecB-like putative nuclease — protein sequence MILLDDGTLTYSASDLTSAAQCEHAVLRALDARLGRGPAVEPDADVVLARVSHLGDEHEQRVLRAMVARYGVWQPGAHGGLAQVPGTRDPASRAHLEAAHAATLDRLASAQVVHQAAFFDGRFVGRADFVVREDDGTWSVRDAKLARNAQPTALLQVAAYADQLDRAGLPVAREVQLVLGDGVVTRHAVADLVPVYLDRRARLQHVLDTHRAQDGPVTWGDERWSACGRCSVCTAELEARRDVTLVAGVYERQRAALVAAGITTIDALAAAPDGLEVEGLSPAVVEKARLQARLQVEQEARNPDPTHPTDVPWAVTHPERIAELLPPADPGDIFFDFEGDPLWYDAALAGEPDAWGLEYLFGVVENPPSPDAEAPFVAFWAHDRAAERVALRDFLAYLAERRERFPAMHVYHYAAYEKSTLRRLAGRHGEGETQVDALLREGLLVDLYAAVKAGVRTGQRSYSLKKLEPLYMATGRGDGVTNAADSIVEYAEAVAARDAGRLDDWNERIKAIEVYNHYDCDSTRGLRDWLLARLAEVGVSPSRPVVLDPEAEARAAELGAPDPLEDELLAIAGPGPGEGVVRTPARQAVALVGAALRYHQREDKPYWWGHFDRLAAHPSDWTERRNVLLVDRPGAVEVVTDWHVPPGKKVERRVLRMTGRLEPGSDLRAGAQAVGLYDPPLPECVKTSVDGPRGWCERMTVLDVTAELDGARPRDVLLVEETRPRGSASFGEVPMALAPAGPIATGPLRTAIRGLAERVLDAVSRDGVSRDGVSRDGGSRDGVSRDAASTDAPDVVLPRAAVLDLALRRPPRTRSGRPLPTGDDLVDVLTRAVLDLDDSYLAVQGPPGTGKTYTGARVIAALVARGWRVGVVAQSHAVVENMLRGVASAGVPSEMIAKKAPGSSDGRSADPAAPWTWVPDAGFGAFWAAHPGGSSGTGAVLGGTAWDLVNAKRLPSAPLDLLVVDEAGQFALANTFAVAGSARNLLLLGDPQQLPQVSQGTHPEPVDRSALGWLTDGHDTLPADLGYFLPVSHRMHPALCGAVSTLAYEDRLVSAPRAAARSLDGVPPGVHGVLVDHHGNAVSSPEEAEVVVRFVRDLVGRTWRDPHAAPAERPLTPEDVLVVAAYNAQVWTVRRALDAAGFTGTRVGTVDRFQGQEAPVVLVTTAASSPDQVPRGLDFLLDRNRLNVAVSRGQWAAFVVRSAHLTRTLPRRPESLERLGAFVGLTTRSVVEPPAGP from the coding sequence GTGATCCTGCTCGACGACGGCACCCTGACCTACTCCGCGAGCGACCTGACGTCCGCGGCACAGTGCGAGCACGCGGTCCTGCGCGCGCTCGACGCGCGACTCGGACGGGGCCCCGCGGTGGAGCCGGACGCCGACGTCGTCCTCGCGCGCGTGTCGCACCTCGGTGACGAGCACGAGCAGCGCGTGCTGCGCGCGATGGTCGCGCGCTACGGGGTCTGGCAGCCGGGCGCGCACGGCGGCCTCGCGCAGGTGCCGGGGACGCGGGACCCCGCGTCACGTGCGCACCTCGAGGCCGCGCACGCGGCCACGCTCGACCGGCTCGCGTCGGCGCAGGTCGTGCACCAGGCCGCGTTCTTCGACGGACGCTTCGTGGGGCGTGCCGACTTCGTGGTGCGCGAGGACGACGGCACGTGGTCCGTCCGTGACGCCAAGCTCGCGCGCAACGCCCAGCCGACGGCGCTGCTGCAGGTGGCCGCGTACGCGGACCAGCTCGATCGCGCCGGGCTGCCGGTGGCCCGGGAGGTGCAGCTCGTCCTGGGTGACGGCGTGGTCACGCGGCACGCCGTGGCCGACCTCGTCCCCGTGTACCTGGACCGGCGCGCACGGCTGCAGCACGTGCTCGACACGCACCGCGCGCAGGACGGCCCGGTCACCTGGGGCGACGAGCGGTGGTCGGCGTGCGGCCGCTGCTCGGTGTGCACGGCCGAGCTCGAGGCGCGGCGTGACGTCACACTCGTCGCCGGCGTCTACGAGCGGCAGCGGGCGGCACTCGTGGCCGCCGGCATCACGACGATCGACGCGCTCGCGGCCGCACCCGACGGTCTCGAGGTCGAGGGCCTGAGCCCCGCAGTCGTCGAGAAGGCCCGGCTCCAGGCACGGCTGCAGGTCGAGCAGGAGGCCCGCAACCCCGACCCCACGCACCCGACGGACGTCCCGTGGGCCGTGACGCACCCCGAGCGGATCGCCGAGCTGCTGCCGCCGGCCGACCCCGGGGACATCTTCTTCGACTTCGAGGGCGACCCCCTGTGGTACGACGCCGCGCTGGCCGGTGAGCCCGACGCCTGGGGGCTGGAGTACCTGTTCGGCGTGGTCGAGAACCCGCCGTCGCCCGACGCCGAGGCGCCGTTCGTCGCGTTCTGGGCGCACGACCGCGCCGCCGAGCGCGTCGCCCTGCGCGACTTCCTCGCCTACCTCGCCGAGCGCCGCGAGCGGTTCCCCGCCATGCACGTCTACCACTACGCCGCGTACGAGAAGTCGACGCTGCGGCGGCTCGCCGGGCGGCACGGCGAGGGCGAGACGCAGGTCGACGCGCTGCTGCGCGAGGGTCTGCTCGTCGACCTGTACGCCGCGGTCAAGGCGGGCGTGCGCACCGGGCAGCGGTCGTACTCGCTGAAGAAGCTCGAGCCGCTGTACATGGCCACCGGCCGCGGCGACGGCGTGACGAACGCCGCCGACTCGATCGTCGAGTACGCCGAGGCCGTCGCGGCCCGCGACGCCGGCCGGCTCGACGACTGGAACGAGCGCATCAAGGCCATCGAGGTCTACAACCACTACGACTGCGACTCCACGCGAGGGCTGCGCGACTGGCTGCTCGCGCGGCTCGCCGAGGTCGGCGTGTCGCCCTCCCGGCCCGTCGTGCTCGACCCCGAGGCCGAGGCCCGGGCAGCCGAGCTCGGTGCACCCGACCCGCTCGAGGACGAGCTGCTCGCGATCGCCGGGCCGGGACCCGGTGAGGGCGTCGTGCGGACCCCAGCGCGGCAGGCCGTCGCGCTCGTGGGCGCGGCACTGCGCTACCACCAGCGCGAGGACAAGCCGTACTGGTGGGGCCACTTCGACCGGCTCGCCGCGCACCCCTCGGACTGGACCGAGCGGCGCAACGTGCTGCTCGTCGACCGGCCGGGCGCGGTCGAGGTCGTGACGGACTGGCACGTCCCGCCCGGCAAGAAGGTCGAGCGGCGGGTGCTGCGCATGACCGGGCGTCTCGAGCCCGGCAGCGACCTGCGGGCCGGGGCGCAGGCGGTCGGCCTGTACGACCCGCCCCTGCCCGAGTGCGTGAAGACGTCCGTGGACGGCCCGCGCGGCTGGTGCGAGCGCATGACGGTGCTCGACGTGACGGCCGAGCTCGACGGTGCCAGGCCGCGCGACGTGCTGCTGGTCGAGGAGACCCGCCCGCGGGGGTCGGCGTCCTTCGGCGAGGTGCCGATGGCCCTCGCACCCGCCGGGCCGATCGCCACCGGTCCCCTGCGCACCGCGATCCGCGGGCTCGCGGAGCGAGTGCTCGATGCGGTGTCGCGGGACGGGGTGTCGCGGGACGGGGTGTCACGAGACGGTGGGTCGAGGGACGGGGTGTCACGAGACGCGGCGTCGACGGACGCGCCCGACGTCGTGCTGCCGCGCGCCGCCGTACTCGACCTGGCCCTGCGCCGCCCGCCGCGTACCCGCTCGGGCCGGCCGCTGCCGACGGGCGACGACCTCGTGGACGTGCTCACACGCGCGGTGCTCGACCTCGACGACTCCTACCTCGCGGTCCAGGGGCCGCCCGGGACGGGCAAGACCTACACGGGTGCGCGGGTGATCGCGGCGCTCGTGGCGCGCGGCTGGCGGGTCGGCGTCGTCGCGCAGTCGCACGCCGTGGTCGAGAACATGCTGCGTGGCGTCGCGAGCGCGGGCGTGCCGTCCGAGATGATCGCGAAGAAGGCTCCGGGCTCGTCCGACGGCCGCTCCGCCGACCCTGCCGCGCCGTGGACGTGGGTCCCCGACGCGGGGTTCGGGGCGTTCTGGGCTGCGCACCCCGGCGGGTCGTCGGGCACGGGCGCGGTGCTGGGCGGCACGGCGTGGGACCTGGTCAACGCCAAGCGGCTGCCGTCCGCGCCGCTCGACCTGCTGGTCGTCGACGAGGCAGGGCAGTTCGCGCTCGCGAACACGTTCGCCGTGGCGGGCTCGGCCCGCAACCTGCTGCTCCTGGGCGACCCGCAGCAGCTGCCGCAGGTCAGCCAGGGCACGCACCCCGAGCCGGTCGACCGCAGCGCGCTGGGGTGGCTGACCGACGGGCACGACACCCTGCCCGCGGACCTCGGCTACTTCCTGCCCGTGAGCCACCGCATGCACCCCGCGCTGTGCGGCGCGGTCTCGACGCTCGCCTACGAGGACCGCCTGGTCTCGGCGCCCCGCGCGGCGGCACGCTCGCTGGACGGTGTGCCGCCCGGGGTCCACGGCGTGCTCGTCGACCACCACGGCAACGCCGTGTCGTCCCCCGAGGAGGCCGAGGTGGTCGTGCGGTTCGTCAGGGACCTCGTCGGACGCACCTGGCGCGACCCGCACGCCGCACCGGCCGAGCGTCCGCTGACGCCCGAGGACGTGCTGGTCGTCGCCGCGTACAACGCCCAGGTGTGGACCGTGCGCCGGGCTCTCGACGCCGCCGGGTTCACCGGCACGCGCGTGGGGACGGTCGACCGGTTCCAGGGTCAGGAGGCGCCCGTGGTGCTCGTGACCACGGCGGCGTCGTCCCCCGACCAGGTCCCCCGGGGCCTGGACTTCCTGCTCGACCGCAACCGGCTCAATGTCGCGGTGTCCCGCGGGCAGTGGGCGGCGTTCGTGGTCCGCTCGGCGCACCTGACGCGGACCCTGCCACGCCGGCCGGAGTCGCTCGAGCGGCTGGGCGCGTTCGTCGGCCTGACCACCCGCTCGGTCGTGGAGCCGCCCGCGGGGCCGTAA
- a CDS encoding antitoxin, which translates to MGLDDLVKKAKGALDGREEQAKDALDKAADAIKARTDTGTDATIDKVVDAAKDQLDKQKKA; encoded by the coding sequence ATGGGTCTCGACGACCTCGTGAAGAAGGCGAAGGGCGCGCTCGACGGCCGCGAGGAGCAGGCCAAGGACGCACTCGACAAGGCGGCCGACGCGATCAAGGCGCGCACGGACACGGGTACGGACGCGACGATCGACAAGGTCGTCGACGCCGCGAAGGACCAGCTGGACAAGCAGAAGAAGGCCTGA
- a CDS encoding MFS transporter translates to MTTSDVPRDPDAPTPADAAGQTATDPAQRLDALPVTRRHVRLLVGSGVGWTFDAMDVGLISFVIAQLAVVWGTDATTLGWVASAGFAGMAVGAAVGGLLADRIGRRQVFALTLLIYGVATGASALAGGVAVLMVLRFVVGLGLGAELPVASTLVSEFAPPRIRGRAVVVLESFWAVGWILAALIGYLVVPSGDDGWRWALALGALPAIYSVVVRRGLPESVRFLQARGRHAEAEQVVADLEASPAVGHRGMTGAQVRDASAASSAVDRSGADGPGIDGSGIDGSAADGEGRDGTAADASRVDGSAVDGLAPRLAALWVPSLRRRTTALWVVWFAVNFSYYGAFIWLPSLLAADGHTLVRSFGYTLIITLGQLPGYAAAAVLVERWGRRQTLAAFLVGSAVAAGAFAAASGDAQIIGAGLLLSFFNLGAWGALYAVTPELYPTRVRTTGAGWAAGVGRTASILAPLAVPQLREVGGTGLLFTVFAAVFVVAALGALALPDHTGESLT, encoded by the coding sequence GTGACCACCTCGGACGTCCCCCGCGACCCGGACGCTCCCACCCCGGCCGACGCCGCCGGGCAAACCGCGACCGACCCGGCGCAACGCCTCGACGCCCTGCCCGTCACGCGCCGCCACGTCCGGCTGCTCGTCGGGTCGGGGGTCGGGTGGACGTTCGACGCGATGGACGTCGGGCTCATCTCGTTCGTCATCGCGCAGCTCGCGGTCGTGTGGGGCACCGACGCGACGACCCTCGGGTGGGTCGCGTCGGCCGGGTTCGCGGGCATGGCGGTCGGTGCCGCGGTCGGCGGGCTGCTCGCCGACCGGATCGGGCGCCGGCAGGTGTTCGCCCTGACGCTGCTGATCTACGGCGTCGCGACGGGCGCGTCGGCGCTCGCCGGCGGGGTGGCCGTGCTGATGGTGCTGCGGTTCGTCGTGGGGCTCGGGCTCGGGGCCGAGCTGCCCGTCGCCTCGACGCTGGTCAGCGAGTTCGCGCCGCCGCGCATCCGCGGCCGGGCCGTCGTGGTGCTCGAGTCCTTCTGGGCCGTGGGGTGGATCCTCGCCGCCCTCATCGGCTACCTCGTCGTGCCCTCCGGCGACGACGGCTGGCGGTGGGCGCTCGCCCTGGGCGCGCTGCCCGCGATCTACTCCGTCGTGGTGCGCCGCGGGCTCCCGGAGTCCGTGCGCTTCCTGCAGGCGCGCGGCAGGCACGCCGAGGCGGAGCAGGTCGTCGCGGACCTCGAGGCGTCGCCGGCCGTGGGGCACCGGGGGATGACGGGCGCGCAGGTGCGCGACGCGTCGGCAGCGTCGTCGGCCGTCGACCGGTCCGGGGCCGACGGGCCGGGAATCGACGGGTCGGGAATCGACGGGTCGGCCGCCGACGGAGAGGGGCGCGACGGGACTGCCGCCGACGCGTCCCGGGTCGACGGGTCCGCGGTCGACGGGCTGGCGCCGCGGCTCGCGGCGCTCTGGGTGCCGTCGCTACGCCGCCGCACGACCGCGCTGTGGGTCGTCTGGTTCGCCGTGAACTTCTCCTACTACGGCGCGTTCATCTGGCTGCCGTCGCTGCTCGCGGCGGACGGGCACACGCTCGTGCGGTCGTTCGGGTACACGCTGATCATCACCCTCGGCCAGCTGCCCGGGTACGCCGCGGCGGCCGTCCTCGTCGAGAGGTGGGGGCGGCGACAGACGCTCGCAGCCTTCCTCGTCGGGTCCGCCGTCGCAGCCGGGGCGTTCGCCGCCGCGTCGGGCGACGCGCAGATCATCGGCGCAGGGCTGCTGCTGTCGTTCTTCAACCTCGGCGCGTGGGGCGCGTTGTACGCGGTGACCCCGGAGCTGTACCCGACCCGCGTACGGACCACCGGCGCCGGGTGGGCTGCCGGCGTCGGGCGCACCGCCTCGATCCTGGCGCCGCTCGCCGTGCCGCAGCTGCGCGAGGTGGGTGGCACCGGTCTGCTGTTCACGGTCTTCGCCGCGGTCTTCGTCGTCGCGGCACTGGGCGCGCTCGCCCTGCCGGACCACACGGGCGAGTCCCTGACCTGA
- a CDS encoding nitroreductase/quinone reductase family protein: protein MGRFVQWQAARLRRHYAGGRGDAFARRAARLYAALHGTWLTPRRWVTLEVPGRRTGNIARFPLGMADVDGRWYLVSMLGECAWVWNVRAAGGRAVLRHGRAREVLLVEVPVEERAPVIRRIVQVAPGTRPHVRVDWREPVEAFEAVSGDHPVFRVEPAGAS from the coding sequence ATGGGACGGTTCGTCCAGTGGCAGGCGGCGCGTCTGCGGCGCCACTACGCAGGCGGACGCGGTGACGCGTTCGCGCGTCGGGCCGCGCGCCTCTACGCCGCGCTGCACGGCACGTGGCTCACGCCGCGTCGCTGGGTGACGCTCGAGGTCCCCGGACGACGTACCGGCAACATCGCGCGGTTCCCGCTCGGCATGGCCGACGTGGACGGGCGCTGGTACCTGGTGTCGATGCTCGGCGAGTGCGCGTGGGTGTGGAACGTGCGCGCCGCCGGCGGTCGCGCGGTGCTGCGTCACGGCCGGGCGCGGGAGGTCCTGCTGGTCGAGGTTCCGGTCGAGGAGCGCGCCCCCGTCATCCGCCGGATCGTCCAGGTGGCGCCGGGCACCCGCCCGCACGTGCGGGTCGACTGGCGCGAGCCCGTCGAGGCCTTCGAGGCCGTCTCCGGGGACCACCCCGTCTTCCGGGTGGAGCCGGCGGGCGCGTCGTAG
- a CDS encoding TetR/AcrR family transcriptional regulator, with amino-acid sequence MADDRDRISAASRALADAAAQLTRALGTQAERLLPEVTDAVAEGLREAARELADATGSIADDARTREQRRRRKVDRTRADLLDAAARVFAARGFEGASVDDVAAEAGYTKGAVYAHFGSKRELFLAVARARLGEEGDPSQHTVPGVGPAGVDVGALTDALALSSDDPRLLLAVELLAYALRHPEDADELGGFYARAFDALVEHVADLRRARDAREGRESAPGTTQDDRDTTLGVVALLNVAPLGARLLGPEHITPAAGARVIARLLA; translated from the coding sequence ATGGCCGACGACCGTGACCGCATCAGCGCCGCGAGCCGCGCCCTCGCCGACGCGGCAGCGCAGCTCACGCGTGCCCTCGGCACGCAGGCGGAACGTCTGCTGCCGGAGGTGACCGACGCCGTCGCCGAGGGGCTGCGCGAGGCCGCCCGGGAGCTGGCGGACGCCACCGGGTCGATCGCCGACGACGCCCGCACGCGGGAGCAGCGCCGGCGGCGCAAGGTCGACCGCACGCGGGCCGACCTGCTCGACGCCGCGGCGCGCGTGTTCGCGGCCCGCGGCTTCGAGGGCGCGTCCGTCGACGATGTCGCCGCCGAGGCCGGGTACACCAAGGGCGCGGTCTACGCGCACTTCGGGTCCAAGCGCGAGCTCTTCCTCGCCGTCGCCCGGGCCCGCCTCGGTGAGGAGGGTGACCCGTCGCAGCACACGGTGCCCGGCGTCGGCCCCGCCGGCGTCGACGTCGGCGCCCTCACCGACGCGCTCGCGCTGTCCTCCGACGACCCGCGCCTGCTGCTCGCCGTCGAGCTGCTCGCGTACGCATTGCGCCACCCCGAGGACGCCGACGAGCTCGGCGGGTTCTACGCGCGCGCCTTCGACGCGCTCGTCGAGCACGTCGCCGACCTGCGCCGTGCCCGCGACGCCCGCGAGGGACGCGAGTCGGCCCCCGGCACCACGCAGGACGACCGCGACACGACGCTCGGTGTCGTCGCGCTGCTGAACGTCGCCCCGCTCGGGGCCCGGCTCCTGGGGCCGGAGCACATCACGCCCGCGGCGGGAGCCCGTGTGATCGCGCGCCTGCTCGCCTGA
- a CDS encoding ABC transporter ATP-binding protein, whose product MTGQDVLTVRGLRKRYRGRRGVQANDGIDLDVSAGQVVGLLGHNGAGKTTLVHQVVGLVRPDEGTITVTGLDAVAHPEHARRLVSIQAQANVPISGLTPRRAIELVGRIRGASPADVRRRATDLLDALDLGAWADTPAEKVSGGVARLTAFAMTTVVPGRLVVLDEPTNDVDPVRRRLLWQQIRGLADAGHGVLLVTHNVREAERVVDHLAILDRGVVLAADTPSGLTARLRGTLTLEVDTVPGVPVRWHAAARDAASGHLRATASVPSDAAADVVRWAQDEVEAGRLERYALTPASLEDVYVQLVGEPVDVTEEVPAA is encoded by the coding sequence ATGACCGGGCAAGACGTGCTGACGGTCCGCGGGCTGCGCAAGCGGTACCGCGGGCGCCGCGGTGTGCAGGCGAACGACGGCATCGACCTGGACGTGTCCGCCGGTCAGGTGGTGGGGCTGCTCGGCCACAACGGCGCGGGCAAGACGACGCTCGTGCACCAGGTCGTCGGGCTCGTGCGGCCGGACGAGGGCACCATCACCGTCACCGGCCTCGACGCGGTGGCCCACCCCGAGCACGCGCGTCGCCTCGTCTCCATCCAGGCGCAGGCCAACGTGCCGATCAGCGGCCTGACGCCACGGCGCGCCATCGAGCTCGTCGGCCGGATCCGCGGCGCGTCGCCCGCCGACGTGCGCCGCCGCGCCACGGACCTGCTCGACGCCCTCGACCTCGGCGCCTGGGCCGACACCCCGGCCGAGAAGGTGTCGGGCGGCGTCGCGCGGCTCACCGCGTTCGCCATGACCACGGTGGTCCCCGGGCGGCTGGTCGTCCTCGACGAGCCCACCAACGACGTCGACCCGGTGCGGCGCCGGCTGCTCTGGCAGCAGATCCGCGGCCTGGCCGACGCCGGTCACGGCGTCCTGCTCGTCACGCACAACGTCCGCGAGGCGGAGCGCGTCGTCGACCACCTCGCGATCCTCGACCGCGGTGTCGTCCTGGCCGCCGACACCCCGAGCGGCCTCACCGCGCGCCTGCGCGGCACCCTCACCCTCGAGGTCGACACCGTGCCCGGCGTGCCCGTGCGCTGGCACGCCGCCGCCCGTGACGCCGCCTCCGGCCACCTGCGCGCGACAGCGAGCGTCCCGTCCGACGCGGCCGCCGACGTCGTGCGCTGGGCGCAGGACGAGGTCGAGGCCGGACGGCTCGAGCGCTACGCGCTGACCCCCGCGTCCCTCGAGGACGTGTACGTGCAGCTCGTCGGCGAGCCCGTCGACGTCACCGAGGAGGTCCCGGCAGCATGA
- a CDS encoding ABC transporter permease has translation MTTLTAPAPTRTDGLRQTLLLAQWQLRRQSQYLPLMVVVQVFMAVATVVGYGLLVGDPDPVTALFLATGAPTITLITVGLVMVPQMVGQSRIEGSLDWMRTLPVPRIAFLLSDLLVWTLIALPGMALGVLAGVLRFDVDLSIAPWFLPATVLVSLTASAVGYAMATVLPPQLAMLLTQALVFIVLLFSPVSYPAERMPAWLQTAHEWLPIEPMAQLVRAGLAQHTFAMPTRSLVVLLVWAAASLAGAAIALRRRA, from the coding sequence ATGACGACGCTCACCGCACCCGCGCCGACGCGCACCGACGGCCTGCGGCAGACCCTGCTGCTCGCGCAGTGGCAGCTGCGTCGGCAGTCGCAGTACCTGCCGCTCATGGTCGTCGTCCAGGTCTTCATGGCCGTCGCCACCGTCGTCGGCTACGGGCTGCTCGTCGGCGACCCCGACCCCGTCACCGCGCTGTTCCTGGCCACGGGCGCGCCGACCATCACGCTCATCACCGTCGGGCTCGTGATGGTGCCGCAGATGGTCGGGCAGTCGCGCATCGAGGGGTCCCTCGACTGGATGCGGACCCTGCCCGTGCCGCGCATCGCGTTCCTGCTGTCCGACTTGCTGGTGTGGACGCTCATCGCTCTGCCCGGCATGGCCCTCGGCGTGCTCGCGGGGGTGCTGCGGTTCGACGTCGACCTGTCGATCGCGCCGTGGTTCCTGCCCGCGACCGTGCTCGTCTCGCTCACGGCCTCGGCCGTCGGCTACGCGATGGCGACGGTCCTGCCACCGCAGCTCGCGATGCTGCTCACGCAGGCCCTCGTCTTCATCGTCCTGCTGTTCTCCCCCGTGTCCTACCCCGCCGAGCGCATGCCCGCGTGGCTGCAGACCGCCCACGAGTGGCTGCCGATCGAGCCGATGGCCCAGCTCGTGCGCGCAGGACTCGCGCAGCACACGTTCGCGATGCCGACCCGCTCGCTCGTCGTGCTGCTCGTGTGGGCCGCCGCCTCGCTCGCGGGCGCTGCGATCGCCCTGCGGCGCCGCGCCTGA
- a CDS encoding ABC transporter ATP-binding protein, producing MIEANGLTKRYGDKTVVDHMDFTVQPGKVTGFLGPNGAGKSTTMRMVVGLDRPSAGSVTVNGKPYAQHRAPLGEVGMLLDAKAVHGGRSAREHLLAQATTHGIGKRRVEEVMELTGLTSVARQRAGRFSLGMGQRLGIAAALLGDPQTLILDEPVNGLDPEGVLWVRTLLRGLATEGRTVFLSSHLMSEMALTADHLIVIGRGRIVADAPVADVVALAGKPAVRVRTPDVRRLAALLATQPGIELASTGPDVLDVTGTTAPEVAALAASAGIVLHELAPVQASLEDAYLQLTGDSVEYRSTAADATTRPVAGAHR from the coding sequence ATGATCGAGGCCAACGGTCTGACCAAGCGGTACGGCGACAAGACGGTCGTCGACCACATGGACTTCACGGTCCAGCCGGGCAAGGTCACGGGCTTCCTGGGCCCCAACGGCGCCGGCAAGTCGACGACGATGCGCATGGTCGTCGGGCTCGACCGGCCCAGCGCCGGCAGCGTCACCGTCAACGGCAAGCCCTACGCGCAGCACCGCGCGCCGCTCGGCGAGGTGGGCATGCTGCTCGACGCCAAGGCCGTGCACGGCGGGCGGTCGGCGCGCGAGCACCTGCTGGCGCAGGCCACGACGCACGGCATCGGCAAGCGCCGCGTCGAGGAGGTCATGGAGCTCACGGGCCTCACGTCGGTCGCCCGCCAGCGCGCCGGACGCTTCTCGCTCGGCATGGGGCAGCGCCTGGGCATCGCCGCGGCGCTGCTGGGCGACCCGCAGACGCTGATCCTCGACGAGCCGGTCAACGGGCTGGACCCCGAGGGCGTCCTGTGGGTGCGCACGCTGCTGCGCGGCCTGGCCACCGAGGGACGCACCGTCTTCCTGTCGTCGCACCTGATGTCGGAGATGGCGCTCACGGCCGACCACCTCATCGTCATCGGGCGGGGTCGGATCGTCGCGGACGCCCCCGTCGCCGACGTCGTCGCGCTGGCCGGCAAGCCCGCCGTGCGCGTCCGCACGCCCGACGTCCGCCGCCTCGCCGCGCTGCTCGCCACGCAGCCCGGCATCGAGCTCGCGTCCACCGGCCCGGACGTCCTCGACGTCACCGGCACCACTGCCCCGGAGGTCGCCGCGCTCGCCGCGAGCGCCGGGATCGTCCTCCACGAGCTCGCCCCCGTGCAGGCCTCCCTCGAGGACGCGTACCTGCAGCTCACCGGCGACTCCGTCGAGTACCGCTCGACGGCCGCCGACGCCACCACCCGCCCCGTCGCAGGAGCCCACCGATGA
- a CDS encoding ABC transporter permease, with protein sequence MTTATPSTSLPASRTRPRTVVQPVTFGRLVASEWVKIRSLRSTWWTALLAVAFFPLMGAMRASSVSGIAEDAPDDWFVGPVYAISGLTLAQLVLSGLAVVVITAEYRTGQIRSTLAAAPARVPVLLAKLVVVVGLVLATGLVGSLAGWASVVPWFEKLQMTVDLTDPEHLRIMLGVPLYLAAMAALAYGIGAVLRSSAAGIATVLGLVFVIEPTISYIPWKPVQDLASLLPSAAGGRLITNDVTGSVISGSQSTALGPWEGYGVLVAWAVAAVVVAAVLLRRRDA encoded by the coding sequence ATGACCACCGCCACGCCCTCCACGTCCCTGCCCGCCAGCCGCACGCGGCCCCGCACCGTCGTGCAGCCCGTGACCTTCGGCCGCCTCGTCGCGTCCGAGTGGGTCAAGATCCGCTCGCTGCGCTCGACGTGGTGGACGGCCCTGCTCGCCGTCGCGTTCTTCCCCCTGATGGGAGCCATGCGCGCCTCGAGCGTCTCCGGCATCGCGGAGGACGCCCCGGACGACTGGTTCGTCGGGCCCGTGTACGCGATCTCCGGGCTCACGCTCGCGCAGCTGGTGCTGTCCGGGCTCGCGGTCGTCGTCATCACCGCCGAGTACCGCACGGGGCAGATCCGCTCGACCCTCGCGGCCGCACCGGCCCGCGTGCCGGTGCTGCTCGCCAAGCTCGTCGTCGTCGTCGGGCTCGTGCTCGCCACGGGCCTCGTCGGGTCCCTCGCCGGGTGGGCGTCCGTCGTGCCGTGGTTCGAGAAGCTGCAGATGACGGTCGACCTCACCGACCCCGAGCACCTGCGGATCATGCTGGGCGTGCCGCTGTACCTAGCCGCCATGGCGGCCCTCGCGTACGGGATCGGCGCGGTCCTGCGCAGCTCCGCGGCCGGCATCGCGACGGTCCTGGGCCTCGTCTTCGTCATCGAGCCCACGATCTCCTACATCCCGTGGAAGCCCGTCCAGGACCTCGCGTCGCTCCTGCCGTCGGCCGCGGGTGGTCGGCTCATCACCAACGACGTCACCGGCTCCGTGATCTCGGGCTCGCAGAGCACGGCGCTGGGCCCCTGGGAGGGCTACGGCGTGCTTGTCGCCTGGGCCGTCGCCGCGGTCGTCGTCGCGGCCGTGCTGCTGCGCCGTCGGGACGCCTGA